The genomic region TCCATTTTCCTTTTTAAATATTTTAGGAGCAATCGGATTAACAGCAACAAGTACAACATCATTAATTAGTTGCGAAAAACCAAATAATAGTGAAAACGGCGAGTAATAAACCAGAACCCAAACCACAACAACCACCAGTTGGAAGTAATTGAAAGTTAATTGAAGATTGTAAATTACGCGGGATAATTTATTCTTTACTTTTTAATTTCAATATCATTTGCAATCTTATTGACAGTATTAATAACAATATTTTTACCATACTTTTTTACTAACGACCGCAAAATTAAATATTGCTTTATTTGCATAATTTCAACCTCCTATAATTAACTTAAAAATTAACTTAAAAAAGTTAACTAAATTAATAGTTAACTTTTTATGATTTGGTATTTACAATTTACAATTTAAATACCTAAGTGGACTTTACAATTAATAAAATATTTCAAAAATATAAAAATAGGACTTTGGTTCTATTTTTATATTAGGTTATTATCTTGTAAAATAGCAACTAAACCGTGAAAAATTAAATCCTTATCATAATGATAATTAACTAATTTTTTAATGTAGTCAGCATTGCCCCCTGTTAAAATGACTTGTGGTTTGCTTACTTCACTGGCAAGTTGATTAACAAAGCCAGTTATTGCTAACAAATGACCATTAACTAACCCAATATTGATTGCTTGTTTGGTATTTTTTCCTAAAATAACATTCTCATAAGAGAAATCAAATTTTTGTAATAATTGAGCCCGTTCAAATAAGGCTTCAGCTGATATTTCTAAACCAGGCATAATAATTGTTCCTAATAATATGCCTGGTTTTAATAAGGAAATCGTTGTTACAGTTCCCATATTAACTAAAATAACATCTTGTTTTGGAAATAAATTTAATGTTGCATAAGAGCCAACAATTAAATCCGCCCCAAGATTACGAGGATTAGGAATATCTGTTATTAACCGATCGGTTAATAAATTTTTTTTAACTTGATAAAAAGGAATCTTTAAATCTAACGTTAATTGATAAATTAGATCATCTCACATTGGTCTAACTGATAACAATGCCAATAAAGTAAGATCAGTTAAATTACAATTTATTTTACTTAAAGCAGTAGTTATTTTTTGGCGAAAATTTTTTTCCGCCACTAATTCATGACTAGACATTATTAAAAAAACAATGATTTTTTTTTGCCGATTAAGAATAGCAAATTTAATTGCGGTGTTACCAATATCAACTAATAATTTCATCTTATTGTTCACGCTCCTTTATTAGTATATACTGTAAAACTAAATCATAAAAAGTTAATAAAATTATAACAAATTAAAAATAAACAGCACAAGTTTAGCCCTATAAATATGACCATACTTTGTATTATATTATCTTATACTTCATGGATACCCTAAAAAAGCAATTTCACTCGGATTGTTTTTTTTTATTTTATTTGCTTTTTCTAAAAAAAGAGATTATGATGTAAGTATAAAAATAAATGATATACCTGTATATATTAGTAATATGGTCTAGTGTTTCTACGTCTTACCATTGGAAAAAGACACTATAGGTTAATGCTTTTGCTTTTTAAACATTAACCATTCATTTTAATTGAAGATACCAGGTTGATTTTTTTTGTTTTTAGGAACATTAAGTTAAAAAGGAGCAAATTTAATGAAAAGAATTTTACAAAGTTTAATGATTATAAGTATTGCGGGGACTTCAGCTAGCAGTCTTATTGCTTGTATAAAAAAATATTATTTTGATAGTAGTATTTGAGTTATTATTGATGGTGGGACTATTACTGACCGTGCTTTTAATCAATCGGCATGAGAAGGGGCAAGTAAATATGTTGTTGCCCAAAAAAATAACGCGATTTTAAGATTACAATGAAAAACTTCAGATTGACGAGCAAGTTATTTTGAATCAGTTAGTCAAACACCTGGTGATTATAAACGTGCTTATATTACTTCTTCAATTGCAGGGGCCAAAACCTTAGTTTTACCAGGCTTTAATCATGGTAACATTTTGGGGTGAGCTGCAGATTTAGTTGATAATATTATTTATATTGATGGTAGTGGGCAAAATATTCATCTTAATATGTATCAAAAAGCTCCTTTAGCAAAAAATATTATTGGAATTACTTATCAAGCTGAAGCTTCTGGTTTTTTTGTTAGTTTAGCAACAAGTATTTATTTAAATGCTCATCAACAAGAATATAATGGTCAATTAAAAATAGGTACTTATGGGGGAATGGATAATCCTGTTGCTGTTTCAAATTATATGTGAGGTTTTTTAGTTGGGGTTGATTTATTTAATATGATTATTGATACACCATTAAACAATAAGTGAAATAATTTAAAAGGCAAATTATCCGAGCAAGTTCAAAATATTAATCCGTCAATAATAACTTTACAACCAGTTATTAAAGTTCAAAAAGTTTTAAAACAAAATGAATCATGATTTTCACAATCATTTCAAGCTGGCAACGGGAAAATTATTAGTGATGAATTATTGTCTCGGGGGGCTCGTATTATTTTTCCTGTTGCTGGGGCACAAGTGCAAGATACAATTAATCAAATTAAAGTTCATAAAGTTAATGCTAAAGTTGTTGGTGTTGATACTGAACAATCAAAAATTTATGGGGAAAATTATGTTGTAACAAGTGCTCTAAAACAAATTGGCACTTCAACTTATGATGCTTTAAAAAATATTTATTCGCAAGAATGTGGTTATGATGCTCAAAATGAAATGTGAGATTTGACATATCAAACCAATAATTGTTGAATTAATACTGATCAAACTTCCCTTGATCATCCATCATGAACAGGGATTGAAACAACTAAATGGGTTAAACAAAACTTAGTTGATTTTTTACATAATACTAGTGAAGATAAAAGCAAAAATACTTTATTTGATCAAATTATTCAAATATTACAACGAGCTTATAAAACGGGGATTGATAACCATGGGGCAATTGCCGCACAGAACTTTGCTAATACTTTACAAAATACTTACGAGACACAAACAACATTAAAAGAATATTTATTAACAGAGATTGAAAAAATATTATAAGATATTTGTTAGTAACAAACTAAATTGATATAAATCCAATAAATTTATGATTGTAAATTATAAATATTGTTCTTAATTTAGCGTCCTGTACGATAAACCGGCAAAAAAAATTCTTGTTAGATTTTTTTATTTTTATATTGTAAGTGCCAAATCATAAAAAGTTAACTAAATTAATAGTTAACTTTTTATGATTTGGCACTTACAATATAAAAATAAAAAATGTTAAACTAACAATTAATATCATGGAGCGGGTGAAGGGAATCGAACCCTCACAGTCAGCTTGGAAGGCTGAAGTTCTACCATTAAACTACACCCGCATTTTTAAATTTTATCATTAACCACAATAATATATATACCATTGTCTTGTTTGATGTCAATTCTTTTTTAATAAATGGTACCCAAGACCGGACTTGAACCGGTACAGTTGTAAAACCGACGGATTTTAAGTCCGTTGCGTCTACCTATTCCGCCACTCGGGCATATATCTTTTTTATAAATGGTCTCCTGTAAAGGACTTGAACCTTTGACCCACTGGTTAAAAGCCAGATGCTCTACCTACTGAGCTAACAGGAGACAATGGCTGGGCTAGCTGGATTTGAACCAGCGCATGAAGGAGTCAAAGTCCTTTGCCTTACCGCTTGGCTATAGCCCAAAATACACAATAAATATGGTGGAGGGGGAGGGATTCGAACCCCCGAACCCGAAGGAGCTGAGTTACAGTCAGATGTGTTTGGCCACTTCACTACCCCTCCAAAAATGGTGCTGGCTAGAAGAATCGAACTCCCAACCTACTGATTACAAGTCAGTTGCTCTACCTATTGAGCTAAGCCAGCAGAAATCATGGTCGGGTGTAACGGACTTGAACCGCTGACCACCTGCTTGTAAGGCAGGC from Spiroplasma endosymbiont of Polydrusus cervinus harbors:
- a CDS encoding BMP family ABC transporter substrate-binding protein codes for the protein MKRILQSLMIISIAGTSASSLIACIKKYYFDSSIWVIIDGGTITDRAFNQSAWEGASKYVVAQKNNAILRLQWKTSDWRASYFESVSQTPGDYKRAYITSSIAGAKTLVLPGFNHGNILGWAADLVDNIIYIDGSGQNIHLNMYQKAPLAKNIIGITYQAEASGFFVSLATSIYLNAHQQEYNGQLKIGTYGGMDNPVAVSNYMWGFLVGVDLFNMIIDTPLNNKWNNLKGKLSEQVQNINPSIITLQPVIKVQKVLKQNESWFSQSFQAGNGKIISDELLSRGARIIFPVAGAQVQDTINQIKVHKVNAKVVGVDTEQSKIYGENYVVTSALKQIGTSTYDALKNIYSQECGYDAQNEMWDLTYQTNNCWINTDQTSLDHPSWTGIETTKWVKQNLVDFLHNTSEDKSKNTLFDQIIQILQRAYKTGIDNHGAIAAQNFANTLQNTYETQTTLKEYLLTEIEKIL
- a CDS encoding type III pantothenate kinase; its protein translation is MKLLVDIGNTAIKFAILNRQKKIIVFLIMSSHELVAEKNFRQKITTALSKINCNLTDLTLLALLSVRPMWDDLIYQLTLDLKIPFYQVKKNLLTDRLITDIPNPRNLGADLIVGSYATLNLFPKQDVILVNMGTVTTISLLKPGILLGTIIMPGLEISAEALFERAQLLQKFDFSYENVILGKNTKQAINIGLVNGHLLAITGFVNQLASEVSKPQVILTGGNADYIKKLVNYHYDKDLIFHGLVAILQDNNLI